In the genome of Candidatus Woesearchaeota archaeon, one region contains:
- the pgk gene encoding phosphoglycerate kinase produces MGVQLMAEYKTIEDLDLAGKKVLVRLDLNVPVKEGKVTDTTRIDASLRTIQYTIENNGIAVLCSHLGRPGGKPNPDLSLKPAADVLAEKLGKQVKLAPDCIGKQAEELANNSEPGEIVLLENLRFHAGEEENNADFAGSLAKIADAYVNDAFGTAHRAHASTYGVPVEMKKQGKDVAAGFLMAKELKIWQPIVSGKGYSVAVIGGAKLKEKMKAVKKFSKKFDRIILGGVVSNVFMKAAGYDIGDSKYLEKGKDYTPDAEELLGPKNIILPSRVIAATTDFKKEGEKNPGQGIGKGHIAADVIPSREDTDAIKKAERIIWFGPMGAYEFGFKEGSLAVVEAINQSKGYAVIGGGDLAAAASGVKAKISTGGGASIQYVTAGKLEALEALKA; encoded by the coding sequence ATGGGGGTGCAGTTAATGGCTGAATATAAAACAATCGAAGATCTAGATCTGGCAGGAAAAAAAGTTCTTGTAAGGCTTGACTTAAATGTCCCGGTTAAAGAAGGAAAAGTGACAGACACAACAAGGATTGATGCATCATTAAGAACAATCCAATACACAATAGAAAATAATGGCATAGCTGTTCTATGCTCTCATCTCGGAAGGCCCGGGGGAAAACCGAATCCTGATTTAAGCTTAAAACCGGCTGCAGATGTTTTGGCTGAAAAGCTGGGAAAACAAGTGAAGCTGGCTCCTGACTGCATAGGAAAACAGGCAGAGGAGTTAGCAAACAATTCAGAACCGGGCGAGATAGTGCTTTTAGAAAACTTAAGATTTCACGCCGGAGAGGAGGAAAATAATGCAGATTTTGCTGGTTCTTTGGCTAAGATTGCTGATGCTTACGTGAATGATGCTTTCGGCACAGCCCACAGGGCGCATGCATCTACTTATGGCGTGCCTGTTGAAATGAAAAAGCAGGGCAAGGATGTTGCGGCAGGCTTTCTTATGGCCAAGGAACTGAAGATATGGCAGCCTATTGTTTCGGGAAAGGGGTACAGCGTGGCTGTTATTGGCGGAGCCAAGCTGAAAGAGAAGATGAAAGCAGTCAAGAAATTTTCAAAGAAGTTTGACAGAATCATACTTGGCGGGGTTGTTTCCAATGTTTTCATGAAGGCTGCGGGCTATGACATAGGGGACTCAAAGTATTTAGAGAAGGGAAAGGATTATACGCCTGATGCCGAGGAATTGCTCGGCCCTAAGAACATAATACTCCCGTCCAGGGTAATAGCTGCTACTACAGACTTTAAGAAAGAGGGGGAGAAAAATCCCGGGCAGGGCATCGGGAAAGGGCATATAGCTGCAGATGTAATCCCTTCACGGGAAGATACAGATGCCATTAAAAAAGCTGAAAGGATAATATGGTTTGGTCCGATGGGAGCGTATGAGTTCGGATTCAAAGAGGGCAGCTTGGCTGTGGTTGAAGCCATAAACCAAAGCAAAGGATATGCTGTTATTGGGGGAGGAGACCTGGCTGCTGCTGCTTCAGGAGTGAAAGCAAAGATTTCTACAGGGGGAGGGGCTTCAATACAATATGTGACAGCAGGAAAACTGGAGGCTTTGGAGGCCTTGAAAGCTTAG